TCGCGGGCGCGTTGATGGGAATCAATCCGTTCGACCAACCGGACGTCGAATCGGCGAAGATCGAGGCGCGGAAGATCACCGAGGCGTACGAGGCATCCGGCTCGTTGCCGGATGAAACGCCATTTTTCGAAGCCGATGGGATCAAACTGTTCTCAGACGCGAAAAACGTCGCCGAGCTCGACGGTTTGATCGAAGAACGTTCGGTCAAGTCTTATCTCAAGGCGCATTTCGAACGTTGCGGACCGGGCGACTATCTCGCCTTGCTCGCGTATCTTGAAATGGATTTCGGCAATTTCGTCGATCTCGAGAAACTGCGTCACGAGATATTGAACAGATACCGCGTTGCGACATCGATGCAGTTCGGCCCCCGTTTTCTGCACTCGACCGGACAGGCGTTCAAGGGCGGCGCGAACAACGGTGTGTTTCTCCAGGTCACTTCAGACGACGCCGTCGACCTGCCGGTTCCGGGACAGAAGTATACGTTCGGCGTCGTCAAGGCAGCCCAGGCCCGTGGAGATTTCCAGGTGCTTCTCGACCGCGGACGGCGCGCGTTGCGAATCCATTTCGGCGCCGACGTCCGGGCCGGTTTGAAAACGCTTCACGAGGCGGTTGGAGGCTAAACGCGACGCTTAGTTGGCGACCTTCAAAAGATGGGTCTGGATCTGCTGCTGGTTGATCGCGGCGCTCAGCTGGCCGCCGGAGACATTCGCGGTCTGGATAAAGGTTTCGATGTGAGTCAGGCGATCCGCCGCGACGATCGGAACTGAAAGGCCGAGAAAGTAGTTTTTCGGAAGATTCGATTGGTTCCAGACGCGCGCGACGATGCCGCGCGAAACGCCGTCCTCGGCAGGCTTGACCGCCCACAAAAGCACATCCGGATCCGAGATCTGAAGGAACGAGTACGCCGATCCCGGCAGTTGGCGGGCAATCGTGCCGCTACCGTCGATCATTCCCGTCACCAGCGGATTCTGATGCTCGAGCGAAAACCTCATCGCCTGCCTCTGATCGAACGCGCCGTGCGTCCGTAAAGCGAAACGCTGCATAAAGAAAGAGTCGCCGCCCTGATTCGGAATCCCCAGCGCCGGGCCGTCGATCTGGCCGCCGGCGAGGACGTTGATCTGCGGCGTCGCGGTATCGAGCGTCTGCGAACTGCTGTCGCCGAGCCTCATAAAGAACGCGTCGCGGTTCGAAACCGTGACGCCGAAATCCGCCGCAGCGCCGTCCGATATGTCCGCGAAATGATTCATCGTCAACCAGTCATACCGAGCGTTCTTCGGCGAATAATGGCCGCCCTGAGCGAGCAGTTTCGCGCGGATCACTGCGCCGACCTCTTCGTGCCAGACGTCCGGAGAATTGATCTCGAACGAATTGCTCCAGGTCTTGAGGTCGCCAAAATTCTGCGTGATCCGGTTGTCAACGTCGACGCGGTTCAGATCGCGAAAGAAAGTGACGCGCGTCGTGTGCTCGACCGGGCTTGAGGAGATCGCGCGCAAGGTGACGCTGACCGGACCGGCGTTCTCGACCGTGACCCGGCCGGTTCGGTTTCCGCCGAGGTCGTTTACCAGCTTGCCGCCGATTGGCCGCACGACCTCACGGTCGGACCGTGATCGATCGACGAAACTTGAGATCGCGCCGTCGTTCGCCAAAGTCAGCCGGTAAGCGCCGTTTTCGATGACGTTGCCGGATGCGGTCGCGGCGTTTGGAAAGGTCGCGCCGGCGCCGCTTCGGATCTCGTAAACCTTGTAGCCGACCGACGGAACATTCTCCGCGATGATCCGCAAGAACCTCTGGTTGCCGTAATTGATGACCTGCGACGCGACTTCCTGGCCGGTCGAGACGTCGACGACGTGTACTTTCTGGCGCGGACGAAGCGGTATGTCGGCATAATCCGTCCGCGCCCAGCTCAACGGATTGAAAACGAAAAAGCGCCGTTCGTTCCCGGTGCGCGAGATCTGTTTGCCAAGCTCCGCTTTTGCGTCCGCATTGAGTTTATCGACATACGACGTGATCTCGTTTTCCACGCGGCGGCTCCAGTTGGCGCGCACGTTTCGCGCGATCGGCCCATCGGCCGTCCAGTCGTGCTCGAAATAGAGTCCGAGATCGATCATTGCCTTGTCGCGCTCCGCGAGCCGCGAATTCATAAATGCGGGATTGCTTTGGGAGACGATCGCGGCCAACGCGTCGGCGGTGCGGAGGTTCTCCGTCGAGCGTTTGACGCGCGCCGACACTTCGGCCATCGAGGCGACGAGCGCGTCCCATTCGTTGCCGTAGGCGGCGGCGTGGGTTTCGAGCTGACCGCCGTAATTCGCTTCGAAATCCCGGAAGAAGTCCTCTTGATTCGAAACGATGATCCGGCGATTCGGCGTCGTGTTCTGTTGCGCGACGGTGACGAACTCGTCGCTCGTGTATTCAAGGTCGTCCCATCCCCGGCCGAACGCGCCGACGACCGGATAAGGATACTTCGTTTGAAAATTCGTGTTGTTTTCGGCGAACAGGATCGACGCGAGCGGATCGTACGCTTCGGAATAACCGCCGAAATTCTTGTTCGCCGAAGAAAGCACGGGATTGTAAAAGAGCGAATGCCACTTCATCAACACTTTGCTCCCGTCGCGGCCGCCGCAGTAGTAGATCTCGCGATCACGGTTTTCGAGTTGCGTGACTTCCGTCGCGCATCCGCAGACGCCTTTCCAACTGTATTTCGCGCCCGCGCCGGCCCAGAGCGACGCAAGACCGTACGGATGGGTCTGATTCTCCATCGCGATCGCCATCGGGAATCGGACGTTATGTCGCCGTTCGATGATTCCGGGGTAATACATTCCGCGCAAAACCGCCTCAGCCGGCGCGCCGCCGTTGACGAGCACGAGCGCGTTGAGCGGGACGCTCATATGGCCGTCGCGGATCCGATTGATGAACCGGTCGAACTGCTGCGGCGTGCGGTTGCGTTCGTATTCCCACATCCAGAGACTGCCGTCGCATTGCCAACGCATCTGCTGATCCGATGGATTTCCGGCCGTCGCGTCCATTTTGTTCAAATAGTAATCGATCATCGTCAGAAAAGACTGGCGATATGTGACATCGTCGGCGATCCAGAAGTAGTCGGTATGGTCGTCCGGCGCGATGTAAAACCGTTTCTGGGCAATGATCGGTTGCGTCGCGACGTTGATCAGCAAAAATGCGGCGAAGAGTTTGGCGGCAAAGGTCTTTCTTATCATACGAAACAAGCGGGGGAATAACTGATAAACGCGAAAAAGCTCCCGGTTTCCGATTTCAACCGAAATTACGTGTTAGCGACTTTTGCCCGCGAATCTTCGCGAATCCGCGCGAAACAGCGTCTGATCCGACGGTATAAAAACCGCTTTTTAACGATTTGTGGGCCAAATTCAAAAAACGCCGTTCACTCGCAAGGCTTTGGACCGGATTTTTATTTGGCGCCGATTCGAGAATATTCGCGGGCAAACTCCCATTGCATAATCCGGGTTCAAGGCGAGGTTTTCCGGGTTGCTGCGAACTGACGGGGATTGCGCGGTCGCATCCGCTTGATCAGTCGACCCGGGCAAATCAATCCGCCGCAAACGACTTCGGGTTCGACACTATGCGATCAACGAATCCACGGTCGAGTGAAGCTTCGCGGCGGCCGATGCCAATGCTTCGTTGCGCGCGCCGAGCCATTCGAGATCTTCACCGAGCGAATCGACCTGAACCGCCAACGCGCGCCGGGTTTCGGACGGCGCCGAGCCGCCATAGATCGTCCGGATCGACACAAAGAACTCGGCCGTCAAAGTTCGTTCAAATTCTTCTTCGGTGAAAGCAAGCTCGCGACCGGCGACCGTCCGCGCGGTCGTCTGGAGCATTTCGTAGGTGATCTTCGTCTTGTCCGTGTACGCTGTT
The DNA window shown above is from Acidobacteriota bacterium and carries:
- a CDS encoding glycoside hydrolase gives rise to the protein MLINVATQPIIAQKRFYIAPDDHTDYFWIADDVTYRQSFLTMIDYYLNKMDATAGNPSDQQMRWQCDGSLWMWEYERNRTPQQFDRFINRIRDGHMSVPLNALVLVNGGAPAEAVLRGMYYPGIIERRHNVRFPMAIAMENQTHPYGLASLWAGAGAKYSWKGVCGCATEVTQLENRDREIYYCGGRDGSKVLMKWHSLFYNPVLSSANKNFGGYSEAYDPLASILFAENNTNFQTKYPYPVVGAFGRGWDDLEYTSDEFVTVAQQNTTPNRRIIVSNQEDFFRDFEANYGGQLETHAAAYGNEWDALVASMAEVSARVKRSTENLRTADALAAIVSQSNPAFMNSRLAERDKAMIDLGLYFEHDWTADGPIARNVRANWSRRVENEITSYVDKLNADAKAELGKQISRTGNERRFFVFNPLSWARTDYADIPLRPRQKVHVVDVSTGQEVASQVINYGNQRFLRIIAENVPSVGYKVYEIRSGAGATFPNAATASGNVIENGAYRLTLANDGAISSFVDRSRSDREVVRPIGGKLVNDLGGNRTGRVTVENAGPVSVTLRAISSSPVEHTTRVTFFRDLNRVDVDNRITQNFGDLKTWSNSFEINSPDVWHEEVGAVIRAKLLAQGGHYSPKNARYDWLTMNHFADISDGAAADFGVTVSNRDAFFMRLGDSSSQTLDTATPQINVLAGGQIDGPALGIPNQGGDSFFMQRFALRTHGAFDQRQAMRFSLEHQNPLVTGMIDGSGTIARQLPGSAYSFLQISDPDVLLWAVKPAEDGVSRGIVARVWNQSNLPKNYFLGLSVPIVAADRLTHIETFIQTANVSGGQLSAAINQQQIQTHLLKVAN